Genomic window (Juglans microcarpa x Juglans regia isolate MS1-56 chromosome 2S, Jm3101_v1.0, whole genome shotgun sequence):
ATTAAAAGATAATACTATAAAAAGCATCAACAAGGAATTATACAAACTTAGACAAGTCGAATTTAGCTTATATGAGTTTGGTTTGTTTATTATAGAAGTCTATATATTATTCAACTTGATTCCTTTATTAAACGAATCGAACTCGAGCCGAGTTTGTACGGATTTAAGCTAGACATGTTAATGAATAACTAGATCATATACAACCTTATTGAGTGTTATCATTAGTGACTGTGGTTGAGTTTCTTATAAAATTAGTGAGCATGAATGTCACAAAAATTAGCTAGCTAATGAGTAATTGTGGCACTAATTTCCTCATGTTAGGTTTCATTATTATGCCATAGGCCTAATGCCATTTCTTCTATGTATACCtttttgttagaaaaaataGCAACTAAGGCTACGTTTAGATGCTGAGTAAATCTCAGATGActtgtgaatattaatgaaaagatagtgaataataataaaaaagtaatgaataatttatcAATAATAGTAAAACTACCTGACTTACCAAGCTCAACCTAGACATTTATATATTACGAGGGCTATGATCTTTTGGGGAGCTTTGGCGAAATGTCTTAAAAATGGCCTATCCATTGAGAAattactattaatattttacttgGGTTTAAGATCATTGAAAATTAGGGCAATAATTCCTAGATTGATAAGGGCAAAATAGCCCATCTAGGCCTATAATTATGAATGAGACCCAATCCAttataacaataattttaactaatctcCGGCCCACTTCACTTGATTCAGGTCCAAGCAAATATATATTGGCCCAGATATAGTTTATCAAACGACGACGTTTAGTTAACAAATGTATGCAAATAATAAACTCCTCAGCCTAATGTGCGCACTTTCTCGCTGCTGCCAAAACTGTACTTTGAACCAAAACCTCCGTCGGCCTTCTGTTCTCTTTCCCCAACTCGCAGCTTTTTCTTATCCTGTAAGTGCTTTCTGTTCTCTTCTGTGTAGCTAAATCTACAAGCCTGATTATTTGTAGTTTATTTCTTGTCTTCATAGTTTTGCTTTACCCAGAATGAGatgatttcattttcatttctctttgtcTACTCAAAATTGTATGTTTTATATGAATGCTAGTGTTTTTGCTGCTCAAGTTaatttgttgatattttttttttcttttgggctcTAAAATTTCCCTCGGACGTTCTGTGTTAGAGTCCTGCCGGCGTTGCCGCTATATTCATTAAATTCGAGCATAATGAAACTATATTTCTTATGTTATCAGATGGTCGAACTCATTTAAGTAGTACTACACTTGTTTCAAAATCCGTAATGGGTATGAATGAATTGGGTTTGTGTATTTGTTAGTTATTAATGCCAGTGCATGATGATCGGCTTATGTAATTCACACATTGTGTGATAGATTAATAAGTatcatttattttgtattaataataactaagaaTAATCTTAAATACTCTAAAAACGTACAAGAATACAATAAACACTTGAATTAtgtagtttcttttttatttttcaatttcattctgTTGATCTATCACTTATTCACTTTTCATTGTGATGTGAATTTCTTTAACATAAATATTCCTTTGTGGGCAGAATGCTTAGGACATGTTGTTCAGAAAACAGTGGAAGCTGGACAATTTCAGTAATGTGGGCTTTTCTAGGCTATGGAGACGATATACATCAATGCCGGGCAGAGCTGTAGTAGATATGGCTGCGAAAGATGGGGAACTGAGGGTCTTCATAGTTGCTGGAGAGGTTTCAGGGGATTCCATTGGTTCTCGTCTCATGGCGTCTTTAAAGAAGCACTGTTCGGTTCCTACCCATTTCTCGGGTGTTGGAGGGTAAGCTACTACTTACCCAGCTTTTTCATTAGATGCACTTCTTGTGACGAAATTTCTTTCTATGTACCTATATGTATGATGCACTTGTTGTCTCccagttactttttttttttttccatggtAAGTTTCCAGTTATTGATTAGTCCAACTAGTGACCTGACAGTCTGTAAGATTTTTATGGTAAATTGATTTACTTGGCTTTTACTTTCCTTCTTAAAGATTTTTCATGGAAAGAGAAAAGATTCACGCGAATGACATCCATGCATGGTGTAAGAAATAGTGATTTAGCATGAATCCTTCCCAAcgaattctgaaaaaaaaaatcttgttctGCTTATCTTAGTATGCTTGTGAAATTAATAACTTGAAACAGAATATGAACCTGTCACCTCTTTTCTTACTGCACTCTTTATGAATTCTCTTTCTCGTATGCTGTTGTATCTATTCAGATCCATGATGTCCAGACAAGGATTAAACTCTCTGTTTCCTATGGAGCATATTTCAGTGATGGGGATATGGGAGTTGTTGCCGCATCTGAATAAATTCAGAGTAAGGAGCAACAAAATAGTCTTTTTACTTACATGAGTCTCTTGCATTGTGAGGGAAAGCCTTTGTGTATCAATGCATCTTATGTAGcttaaatattaataccaaagctTGAAAATTTCAGTTGAAGCTGAAGGAAACAGTAGAGgctgcttttctttttcagccCCATGTTATTGTAACAGTGGATTCCAAGGGGTTCTCATTTCGTCTCCTGAAGCAGTTACGGGGTAATGTGCGGTCGTTAATTGCAGTTGTAATCATTCATTGCGTGCTGCTTATACCACCAGTATGGTGTAGGAAAATTGAGGAATCTTTTTTGCAGCTAGTTACAGTCAGAGAGGATTGGTTAGTCCAGTACACTTCCATTATGTAGCACCATCATTTTGGGCATGGAGAGGGGGTGAAGCAAGACTCAAAGGCCTAGCTGAATTTGTGGATCAAGTATTCTGCATACTTCCAAATGAGGAGGAAGTTTGCAAATCAAATGGTTTGGATGCAACCTTTGTTGGCCACCCCATTCTGGAGGATATTGTTTATCCGAATTGGGTATGGATTCATGTTCTGGTCTGGTTTAAATTTACTGGTAGCTCTTTGATTGAGTCCATGTGTTCGATTAGTCAGATATATGTGTTGTTTTCTCAGGGAAAATATACatctatttgttatttttaatttctttgtgaaCAGGTTACCAAAAAAGGCCTAACTTCATTCCTAGTGTCAGTATTATTCAATTTGACTTCATGTGATGTTAGTTCAGTACTTATGCATCTGGGTGACTGTGTTTAGGGAAAGGACGTCTCACCATGTGAGTGGAAGGTAGATGGAGATTGTGAAGATTTTCGAAGTAAAAATGCAATACCTGCTGGTAAAGTTATCTAGTGAAGCTCTtggttttataaatattctcgGTGCAGAGtgatatactttattattaggGAGTACACCAGTCTCTGGTACATCTGAGAATTGGGAGTTGATGGAGATGACTAGATTGGAACTTTGAATTGTATTTAGCATGCTATGATTCCTTTTTCCATACCTTCTTGATGGTGCACCTTcagttttttgcttttttcatcAGGTGATATGTGGAACAGACATTATCAGTAAATAACTGCAACTTGTAAGGCTCACACGTTATCTCCCAGTAgacatcatattataaattataaatcatgggctggaatttcttttttcttgaacaGTGTGTTTGTGCTCACATGTGCAtgtatcattattatatatattcacattgATGAACAGTGTGTTTGTGCTCACATGTGTATGTATCAttatagacttatataaaaaaatatatatattgacattcAAATGCACAGCACCACCTTGTATTCGCACTTCATGTACTTTACTTTTATTAGGGACCACAGTCATTAGCTTGCTTCCTGGAAGCAGATTGCAAGAGGTCACACGGATGCTTCCCATCTTTGCAAACACTATGGAATTATTAAAAGAATCCATTCCTGAGTTGATGTCAGTCATCCATGTTGCTCCAAATCAGCATGTAGAGAAGTACATCACGGAAGTCGTTCATAAGTGGCCTGTGCCTGTTTTATTGCTTCCAGGAGGATCACCAAAGCTCAAATATGATGCATTCAGTGTTAGTCCTCCCCGTTCTCTACATGCTGATAACATTTGATATGTCAAAATTTCCTTGCTGAGGCAGAACAAGGGTTTATTGGAACCCCATTTGTTACTGTCTTGTAATTGCAACTGAAAAAACGAAATAGAACTACAATTGAAGACAAATTATTGGATTATAATACGTAAAGGCACACATGATGTAAATTCATCAAGATATTGTCAAAGTGCCTCTTAGAAAATTTGGTTTAGTTGATCCTAGTGATACACATTGTTTTTTTTGATTGGTGAATCTATGAGAGTGAAATATGAGATACTAGTGACTCACCTTGAGAGCTGGTGTTTCGGTGTATCATATGTAGGTTTGTCATGACTTATACATAGTTTCGTTAGGTCTTAAACCTGGCAATGTTAAATTTGGCATCTAGTTGGGTGTTTGTCTGGATACCTGAGGTATAGCACCTGAAGTATAGCTAAAAGGAATGGTTTAGATAAGATTTCAATTCTTGTTAAAACTTTAGCCAAAGCTTTCTACACATATTGACTTGAACACCTTGCAGGCGAGTAGGGTTGCGTTATGCGCTTCTGGTACAGTTGCTTTGGAGTTGCAGCTTGCGCGGTTGCCATGTATTGTTGCTTATCGAGCCCATTTCCTAACTGAATGGTTTATTCGTTATAAAGCGAAGATATCATATATTTCACTCCCCAATATTCTATTGGACTCGGCTGTTATTCCTGAAGCTCTCTTTGAAGCATGCACACCTACAAAGCTTGCCCCACTGCTCATGTACAATTTTTGTTGTGATGCAAGCATGGTTAATTCTTGAAACTGTGTTTTTGATCTAAATTATGGGATGTACAAAAGTGCAAAGCTTTTGAAATTAGCGGAAAAGATGATTCTCACCTTGTTATGTATAACTTTATCATATTGGTCAAATGCAGGGAATTGATACACGATAGAGGCCCCCGAGAAGAACAGATCATTGCTGCTGAAAAGATCATCAGACTTCTATATCCTTCAGAAATGATTATAACCAACTTGTTACAGCAGGATTCAAGACTGAGATTCCCTGATTGCACACCAAGTATGATAGCAGCATCCACCA
Coding sequences:
- the LOC121253105 gene encoding probable lipid-A-disaccharide synthase, mitochondrial isoform X1, translating into MLFRKQWKLDNFSNVGFSRLWRRYTSMPGRAVVDMAAKDGELRVFIVAGEVSGDSIGSRLMASLKKHCSVPTHFSGVGGSMMSRQGLNSLFPMEHISVMGIWELLPHLNKFRLKLKETVEAAFLFQPHVIVTVDSKGFSFRLLKQLRASYSQRGLVSPVHFHYVAPSFWAWRGGEARLKGLAEFVDQVFCILPNEEEVCKSNGLDATFVGHPILEDIVYPNWGKDVSPCEWKVDGDCEDFRSKNAIPAGTTVISLLPGSRLQEVTRMLPIFANTMELLKESIPELMSVIHVAPNQHVEKYITEVVHKWPVPVLLLPGGSPKLKYDAFSASRVALCASGTVALELQLARLPCIVAYRAHFLTEWFIRYKAKISYISLPNILLDSAVIPEALFEACTPTKLAPLLMELIHDRGPREEQIIAAEKIIRLLYPSEMIITNLLQQDSRLRFPDCTPSMIAASTILHYVKPR
- the LOC121253105 gene encoding probable lipid-A-disaccharide synthase, mitochondrial isoform X3, with amino-acid sequence MLFRKQWKLDNFSNVGFSRLWRRYTSMPGRAVVDMAAKDGELRVFIVAGEVSGDSIGSRLMASLKKHCSVPTHFSGVGGSMMSRQGLNSLFPMEHISVMGIWELLPHLNKFRLKLKETVEAAFLFQPHVIVTVDSKGFSFRLLKQLRASYSQRGLVSPVHFHYVAPSFWAWRGGEARLKGLAEFVDQVFCILPNEEEVCKSNGLDATFVGHPILEDIVYPNWGKDVSPCEWKVDGDCEDFRSKNAIPAGTTVISLLPGSRLQEVTRMLPIFANTMELLKESIPELMSVIHVAPNQHVEKYITEVVHKWPVPVLLLPGGSPKLKYDAFSASRVALCASGTVALELQLARLPCIVAYRAHFLTEWFIRYKAKISYISLPNILLDSAVIPEALFEACTPTKLAPLLMYNFCCDASMGIDTR
- the LOC121253105 gene encoding probable lipid-A-disaccharide synthase, mitochondrial isoform X2, which produces MLFRKQWKLDNFSNVGFSRLWRRYTSMPGRAVVDMAAKDGELRVFIVAGEVSGDSIGSRLMASLKKHCSVPTHFSGVGGSMMSRQGLNSLFPMEHISVMGIWELLPHLNKFRLKLKETVEAAFLFQPHVIVTVDSKGFSFRLLKQLRASYSQRGLVSPVHFHYVAPSFWAWRGGEARLKGLAEFVDQVFCILPNEEEVCKSNGLDATFVGHPILEDIVYPNWGKDVSPCEWKVDGDCEDFRSKNAIPAVISLLPGSRLQEVTRMLPIFANTMELLKESIPELMSVIHVAPNQHVEKYITEVVHKWPVPVLLLPGGSPKLKYDAFSASRVALCASGTVALELQLARLPCIVAYRAHFLTEWFIRYKAKISYISLPNILLDSAVIPEALFEACTPTKLAPLLMELIHDRGPREEQIIAAEKIIRLLYPSEMIITNLLQQDSRLRFPDCTPSMIAASTILHYVKPR